CTCAGAATCCCCCCCAGGAGGATGGGCGTGTTCAGCTCGATGGGGAGGTACATGCCCAGGGCGAAGGCCAGCGCGGGGACGTTCACCATGCGGAGGATGAGGGAGAAGATCACCCCGAGGGCGAAGAGGTACCAGCGCAGGGAGCCCGAGCCCGCGCCGAAGATGCCCACGAGGATCTCCTTCATGGCCGAGGCCTGGGGAGCGGGGATCGCGTTGGTTCCGAAGCCTTGGGAGGGGTCGGTCTGGGACATGACCCACATGGCCACGCCGCAGAAGGTGGCCGCGACGGCCGTCCCGAGGAACTTGAGAGCGAGCTGGCGGGCCGGCGTCGCGCCGAGCCAGTGGCCCACCTTCAGGTCCGACGAGAGGGCGCCGGAGGCGGCGAGGGCCGTGCAGACGACCCCGCCCACCATCATGGTCACGAACATCCCCTGGCCGCCCCCTAGCCCGAGTTTGAGCATGACGACCCCCGTGATGATGAGGGTCAGCATGGTCATGCCCGAGACGGGGTTCGTGCCGATGATGGCGATGGCGCGGGCCGCCACGGGGGCGAAGAGGAAGGCGATCCCCGTCACCAGGGCGGTTCCCACGAGGGCGGGGACCCAGCCGTTTTCGAGCCCCAACCCGAGGGAGAAGAAGAGGAAGGCCACCACCACGAAGGCGGCGAGCCCGCCCAGCATGACGCCTCCCGAGAGGGTTCGGTCCGTCCTCGGCACCGCCGCCGCCTCGCGCGTGTCTCGGCTCCGCATCCCCTTCAGGTTCGCGCCGATGGAGCGGACCATGGAGGGCATGGAGGTCAGCACCCCCAGAATCCCCGCCCCGGCGATCCCGCCCACGCCGATGATCCGCACGTAGTACTTGAAGACCTGGTCGGGGTTCATGGCGGAGATGAGGATGTCCCCGGGGGGAAGGACCGCCGTCATCTGGGAGCCGATGGCGTGGACCATGGGCACCAGCACGAAATAGGAGAGGAACGACCCCGCGGCGATGACGGCGGCGTACTTGATGCCGATGATGTATCCGATGCCGACGATGGCGGCGTTGTTGAGCATCCGGAAGGTCATGAAGTGGTCGCTGAGGACCCGCCCCACGCCCACCACCTTCAGCGAGACGGTCTCGGCCATGGCGTGGAGGGTCGCCACGAGCCCGTCGTAGAGCGCGCCGACGCCGGCCGCGAGGGCGAGGATCTTGGCCTGCCCGCCCACCCGCTGGCCCGAAACGAGGATCTCCGTGGTGGCGGTTCCCTCGGGCCAGGGGAACTGCCCGTGCATTTCCACCATGAAGTGGTATCGGAGGGGGATCAGGAAAAGAATCCCCAGGCACCCGCCCAGGAAGGAGACGAGGATCACCTGCCAGATGGAGGGCTGGGGCACGCCCGAACCCGGCGTGGCGGCGAGCATGTACAGGGCGGGAATGGTGAAGACGGCCCCCGCCACGACGTGGGAGGAGTTGGCCCCGATGGACTGGACGATGACGTTCTCCAGCAGGGAGCTCTTGCGGCTGAAGAAGGCGCCGATGCCGATGGCCAGAATGGAGATGGGGATGGCCGCCTCGATGCCCTGTCCGACCTTGAGGGCCAGGTAAGCCGCCGCCATGGAGAAGACGGCGCAGAAGAGGAGGCCCATGACGACGGAGCGTACCGTGACTTCGGGGACGCCCGTCTCGTCCGGCACCACGGGCACGTATCGTTCCCCCTCCTTGAGGGGGCGCCGGGCGTTGTCGGGAAGCCCTTGAATCTCCTTCGGCGCGTTTCCGTGCGACATGTGAACCCCCCCCCGGCCCGGAAAGGCCGCGAAAAAGGCCCCACCTGGCGGCGGGGTCGTGGGGCAAGAATAGCACAGGGAAAGGCGGAAGGCGGAAGGCGGAAGGCGGAAGGCAAAACGGGAACATATCAAAGGTCGAACGTGGGATGTGGGATTTAGAAACACAGGCGAACGCGAAAGCCGTGGGGCAGGAGCCCACACCCTAGTCCCGGAGACGGAGACGGGGGCCTGTGTAGCGGCCGATGCTCGCATCGGCCGAAAAGCCGACCCCTCGCGAGCAAGGGGCGCTCCGGTGCGGGGAGTCCATTGAAGCGAGCGGCGAAGGAGCGCCGTCCATTGAAGGTCTCCCCTTGCCCCTCACGCCGTGCGCTGGATCACGAGGACGGTGAGGTCGTCGGCGCGGCGCCCCCCGGCCCGGAAGGCCGCCGCCGCCGCCGCGAGCCCGGCGGCCGCCTCTTCGGGCGGAGAACCCTCGAGCGCCCGCGCGGCCTCTTCGAGTCGGGCCCGGCCGAACTCCTCGCCCGATGGGTTCCGGGTCTCCGTGAGCCCGTCGGTGCAGAGGACCAGGAGCTCCCCAGGCCGGAGCGTCACCTCAACGGCCCTGAAACTCTGGTCGCAGAATAGGCCCAGGGGGAGACCCGAGGCGCCGATCCACCGGACCTCCTCCTTTCCCACGCAGAGGGGGGGGACGTGGCCCGCGTTGACCAGGACCACATCCCCTTCCGGCGAAGCCCATCCGCAGGCCAGCGTGGCGTAGTGGGACGGGAGCGTGCTCTCGCAGAGGACGTGGCTGGCCCGGGCCGCGGTCTCTTCCGGCCGGAGTCCGAGGGGAAGGAGGGCCCTGAGGAGCGCGTGAAGCTGGGCCATGAGCAGGGACGCGGAAACGCCCTTCCCCGAGGCGTCGCCCACGGCGAAGAAGAACCGCCCGTCGGGTAGGGTCAGGACGTCGCAGTAGTCCCCGCTGACGGGTCCCGCCGGCTCGTAGACGTGGCCGGCGCGCCACCCGGCCGAGGAGAGACTTCGTCGGGGGAGGAGTTCGGCCTGGACCCGCGAGGCCAGGTCCATGTCCGCCTCCAGGGCCCGCTGCTCCTCGAGGGAGAGGTGGTCGAGGCAGAACTCGAGGAGGGGGTCCGCCGCCAGGCGGTCCTGTTCGATGGGATCGCCGCAGGACTTGCAGAGGCCGAAGGTGCCTCGGTCCAGGCGGCCCAGGGCGGCGTCCACGGCGGACAGGAGGCGGTGGATCTCCGGGTCCTCCGCGCCCGTTTCGACGGCCCGGCTGAGCCACCGGCGGCGGGTCTGGAGCTGGTCGCGGACAAGAGACTCGGGAACGGATGACATGGCAGCCTCCCCGTATGGGTCCAAAACGCTTCTGGCCCCGGGCTCTCTTCACGCATCGCCCGGCAAGAAGCTCAGGGCGATTGGCGAAGGCGGGATCGAGCGAGGGGTCGAACCCGCCGGACACGGTTCTCTTCGTCTATTCTAACGCGGTCGTCAAGGGGGTCCCGAGTCCGGGAAGAGGGTCGGGGAGAGGAGAAGCGGGGCCGGGCCCTCCGCCCGCCGCGACGGCCCGCCGCCGCAGTCCGCTTCCTCCGCCGCGGCCACTTCGCCCCCGGGCCTATTGCCGCTTGCGTTTCAGGATGTTAGATTGAGACGCAGAGGTGGGAAATGGTGGACAAGGTTCAGTTCGAGGCGGCTCGAAGGACGCCGGACGTGGACGCCAAGCAGGTCCGCTCGGCGGTGGAGGACAAGGGCGTCGTCCAGGAAGTGGACAACGCCCTGGCGGAGGCCGTCGGGTCCGGGGCCACGGACATCCATTTCGAGCCCCAGCCCGAGGGGCTCATCGTCCGGGTCCGGGTGGACGGGGCCATGACCACGGTGAAGGAGGTGCCCGACCGGATGAAGGGCAACGTCCTGAACCGGATCAAGGTCCTGTCCGGCATGGACATCACCAAGAGCCGCATCCCCCAGTCCGGCTTTTTCAAGATGATGGCGGGGGAACGGCGCATCGAGCTGTATGTCTACGCCCTTCCCACCCTCTACGGGGAGTGCATCACCGTGAAGGTCCAGTACAAGCAGAGCGCCACCCTGCGGCTCGACCAGTTGGGAATGAGCCCCGCGGTGCTGACCTCGTACCGGAAGGCTCTCTCCCGCACGGCGGGGCTCTACCTCGTGACGGGCCCCCCCGGATCGGGCAAGCGGACCACGATCTACGGCTCCATCCTCGAGGTCCTGAAGCCCAACATGCTCGCCATGGGCTTCGACCCGGTCATCAAGTACGAACTGCCGGGCATGATCCAGGGCAAGCCCGAGGACCGGAGCGAGTTCACCTTCGCCGAGGCCATCCTCTCCCTGTTCCAGCAGGAGCCGGACGTGGCCTACATCGGGGACATCCTCAACGAGCAGGAGGCGCGGGCCACCATTTCGGGCGCCTTCGCGCGCCGGCGCGTCTTCGCGCGCATGACCGCCAACGACACGGTGAACGCCATCCAGAACATCGTGGACATGGGCGTCCAGCCCTTTCTCATGGCGGCCTCCACGGCGGCCGTCCTGAACCAGAGGCTCCTTCAGCGGCTGTGCCCCTCCTGCCGGGAGTCCTACGATTCGGACGAGGCCATCCAGAAGGAGGTCGGTCTCAAGCTTCCCCCCAACGCGAGGTTTTTCAAGGCCAGGGGATGCGACGCTTGCAAGGGCACCGGCTACCAGGGGGTGGTGGCCATCTACGAGCTGTACCTCCCCAGCGAGGAGTTGAACAAGATGCTCGTGGGCAAGGCCTCCGTCGGAGAGGTCCGCCAGCGGGCCGTCCGGGAAGGGCTCATCTCCCTCAAGGTGGACGGGGTCCTCAAGGCCCTGGCGGGATACTGCACCCTCGAAGAGGTCCTGAACGCCCTTTAGGGAGCGCTTTAGGGAGCGGATCATGCCCCAGAACCTGGTGCTGAGAATGCGCGACGGCTCCATGAAGAAGTGCAAGATCTACACGCACTTTTCGGCGGCCTACTCGCGCTTCCAGGTGGTCACGGTGGACGGGCGGGTGGAGAACGTCCCCCTCAGCGACGTGAAGGCCATCTTCTTTGTCCGGGACCTGGAGGGCAATCCGGGATACAAGTCCCAGGCCGAGTACTCGGAGGAGTCTCCCAAAGCCGGGCGGCCCGTCCGGGTTTCCTTTCCCGACGGGGAAGTGATGCGCGGCCGGGTCCTCCACATGGCCGAGGGACGGAGCGGCTTCTTCCTCTTCCCCGCCGATCCCCTGGACAACAACCTCAAGGTCTTCGTGGTCCGCTCGCCGGACGTGAGCGTGGAGGTGGAGGCGTGAAGGAGTCCCTGCAGGCGCTCCTGGAGCGCCTCCTGGAGGTGTTCGGTCCCGCCCTCCTCCCGCCCCCCGCCGGGCGGGAGGCGGAGGATCCTGCGGAGGCCGCCGTCTCCGCCGTGACCGAAGCCCTCCACGCGGTGTCCCTCGCGGGCCTCGCGCTCCTGTCCCGCCGGAACAACTTCAGCCGGCCCGTCCACGAGGCCGCCGCCGAGGTCCTTTCGGACCCCTCCCTTTCGGCCCACGCCCGTTTCCAGGGTCTCCTCTTCTCCACCAACCGGGACTTCTTCGGGCAGGTCTTCCCGGTTCAGTACGTGACGAAGGACGTCCTTCCCCTCTACCTCCGGAAGTACCTGCAAATTTTGGAGGAGGTGGGGCGCCTCGCGGGTCTTCCGCCGGGCGAGCGATCGGGCCCTGAAGCGGTGAGGGTTCTCCAGGACGCCCTGACCTTCCTCGCCAACAACTGGACGGGCACCGTGGCCGTCCTCCGGCCCTCCCCGAAGGTGGTGGAGGGGCCCGCCGTGGAGGTCCTGGGCGGGCCGCCCTCCACCGCGGGCAAGGTCCGGGCCCTCTCCAATCAAATCCGGCCGGGCCTCTACCTGCTTTCCGAAAACCATCCGCCCGTTCCCCTGCATCCCTTCTATTACTTCGGGGAAGAGCGCTCCTACGTCTGCCGGATGGCCACCTCCGACGGCATCTTCTTCCGGGCCTTCGGCGGCGAGGGCTACACCCTGCTGTTCCACCCCGCCCTCCTGATGGACCTGGGCGACTTCTTCTTCCGCGCCGGCGCCTACGAGAAGGCGCTGAGGCTCTACCGGCTCATCGAGAACGAAAACCGAGAGGCCTTCATCATGGTCTCGGCCCTCAACCACGCCCTCGCCGCCCGGGGCCTCTCGGTGCGGGGGGACTACCTGAGGGCGGCCACGGAGTGGGAGCTGGCCCTGGCGGTTCGGCCCGACGCCCCGGTGCTCTACCACGAGGTGGCCTCCGACTATCTCGCGGGCCTCCGCCACGGCCACGCCGCGGGGGCCCTGAACCGGCTCCTGGAGCGCTATCCCGTGAGCGACGAGGGGTACGTGGCCCTGGGCGACGTCTACTCGGCCAAGGGCGACCTGAGCCGGGCCCAGCGCGCCTACGACAAGGCCCTCCTCCTCAACCCCCACAACGCGGGGGCCCAGGAGAAGAAGCGCCAGACCCAGGAGCGGCTCGAGACCAAGCCCGCCCCCGAAGGCGAGAAAGCGGAGGCGCTTTCCGAGGATATCCTCGTGAACCTGACCCAGAAGGTCCGGGCTCGCCCCCGCGTCCCCCTCGTGGGAAGGGAGGCGGCCCTGGGTCAGCTCCTGGAGATCCTCTCCTGCCGGGACAAGCACAACGCCCTCCTCGTGGGCGAGGCGGGGGTGGGCAAGACGGCCCTCGTGGAGGAGCTGGCCCTGCGCCTCTGCGAGCGGAACGTCCCCTCGGCCCTGGCCGGGCGAACGGTGAGCGCCCTCAACCTCGGCGCGCTCATCTCGGGCGCGCGCTTCCGAGGGCAGTTCGAGGAGCGCGTCCTGGAAGTGGTGCGGAAGGTGCGGGAGCGGGGGCACCTCCTCCTCGTGGAGAACCTCCACCACCTCGTGGCCACGGGCGCCACGCGCGGGGCCTCCCTCGACTCGGCGAGCCTCATCAAACCGGCCCTTCTCTCGGGGGACATCCAGGTCATCGGCATCACGGACGAGGAGTCCTACGCCAACATCCTCGAGAAGGACCCCTCCTTCCTCAAGCTCTTCCACCTCCTCAGGGTGGAGGAACTGAGCCTGGAGCAGGTGAAGGAGGTCGTGAAGACGCGCCTGCCGCTCTACGAGGAGTTCCATGGCGCGCGGTTCCCCGAGGGCCTCGTGGAGAACAGCCTGGAGATGGTGCGCCTCTCCATCACCCGCAGGGCCCTCCCCGAAAGCGTCCTGGACCTCATGGACCGCGTGGCCGCCCGGGTGGCCCTCAGCGCCGCGCGGGGAGAGCGGCCCACCTCGGAGGTCTCCCGTCGGGACGTCATCGAGACCCTCTCGGAGATGTCCGGCGTGGCCTACGAGCGCCTCTCCCTGCTGGACCGCGACCACCTGGCCCGCATGGAGGAGATCCTCTCCGGGGAGGTCGTGGACCAGGAGGAGGCCATCCGGAAGGTCAGCCGTCTCATCCGAACGGCCAAGCTCGGCCTC
The genomic region above belongs to Acidobacteriota bacterium and contains:
- a CDS encoding SpoIIE family protein phosphatase, with the protein product MSSVPESLVRDQLQTRRRWLSRAVETGAEDPEIHRLLSAVDAALGRLDRGTFGLCKSCGDPIEQDRLAADPLLEFCLDHLSLEEQRALEADMDLASRVQAELLPRRSLSSAGWRAGHVYEPAGPVSGDYCDVLTLPDGRFFFAVGDASGKGVSASLLMAQLHALLRALLPLGLRPEETAARASHVLCESTLPSHYATLACGWASPEGDVVLVNAGHVPPLCVGKEEVRWIGASGLPLGLFCDQSFRAVEVTLRPGELLVLCTDGLTETRNPSGEEFGRARLEEAARALEGSPPEEAAAGLAAAAAAFRAGGRRADDLTVLVIQRTA
- a CDS encoding oligopeptide transporter, OPT family yields the protein MSHGNAPKEIQGLPDNARRPLKEGERYVPVVPDETGVPEVTVRSVVMGLLFCAVFSMAAAYLALKVGQGIEAAIPISILAIGIGAFFSRKSSLLENVIVQSIGANSSHVVAGAVFTIPALYMLAATPGSGVPQPSIWQVILVSFLGGCLGILFLIPLRYHFMVEMHGQFPWPEGTATTEILVSGQRVGGQAKILALAAGVGALYDGLVATLHAMAETVSLKVVGVGRVLSDHFMTFRMLNNAAIVGIGYIIGIKYAAVIAAGSFLSYFVLVPMVHAIGSQMTAVLPPGDILISAMNPDQVFKYYVRIIGVGGIAGAGILGVLTSMPSMVRSIGANLKGMRSRDTREAAAVPRTDRTLSGGVMLGGLAAFVVVAFLFFSLGLGLENGWVPALVGTALVTGIAFLFAPVAARAIAIIGTNPVSGMTMLTLIITGVVMLKLGLGGGQGMFVTMMVGGVVCTALAASGALSSDLKVGHWLGATPARQLALKFLGTAVAATFCGVAMWVMSQTDPSQGFGTNAIPAPQASAMKEILVGIFGAGSGSLRWYLFALGVIFSLILRMVNVPALAFALGMYLPIELNTPILLGGILSWIVSRPRTGEGEADVKPRHDRGILIASGLMAGGAIMGVVDAVINAVIKTSTGTLDAKAAVHVLHAEAFEGAPGEWLAILGVIALCSFLVVYARRAKA
- a CDS encoding AAA family ATPase, encoding MKESLQALLERLLEVFGPALLPPPAGREAEDPAEAAVSAVTEALHAVSLAGLALLSRRNNFSRPVHEAAAEVLSDPSLSAHARFQGLLFSTNRDFFGQVFPVQYVTKDVLPLYLRKYLQILEEVGRLAGLPPGERSGPEAVRVLQDALTFLANNWTGTVAVLRPSPKVVEGPAVEVLGGPPSTAGKVRALSNQIRPGLYLLSENHPPVPLHPFYYFGEERSYVCRMATSDGIFFRAFGGEGYTLLFHPALLMDLGDFFFRAGAYEKALRLYRLIENENREAFIMVSALNHALAARGLSVRGDYLRAATEWELALAVRPDAPVLYHEVASDYLAGLRHGHAAGALNRLLERYPVSDEGYVALGDVYSAKGDLSRAQRAYDKALLLNPHNAGAQEKKRQTQERLETKPAPEGEKAEALSEDILVNLTQKVRARPRVPLVGREAALGQLLEILSCRDKHNALLVGEAGVGKTALVEELALRLCERNVPSALAGRTVSALNLGALISGARFRGQFEERVLEVVRKVRERGHLLLVENLHHLVATGATRGASLDSASLIKPALLSGDIQVIGITDEESYANILEKDPSFLKLFHLLRVEELSLEQVKEVVKTRLPLYEEFHGARFPEGLVENSLEMVRLSITRRALPESVLDLMDRVAARVALSAARGERPTSEVSRRDVIETLSEMSGVAYERLSLLDRDHLARMEEILSGEVVDQEEAIRKVSRLIRTAKLGLDLNDHRPDGVFLFVGPTGVGKTELARSIAKLLFGDEEKLIRIDMSEYMERISTSRLIGTAPGYVGYYDQNQLTDQVRKNPYCVILFDEVEKADPQVLNLFLQIFDAGRLTDGKGRTVRFHHATIIMTSNVGTHLFSKARVGYAEARSHVPEEEVLKEVRAQFSPEFLNRVDEVVLFRSLTADSLGRIVDLQLRDLKDRLGHQGKELVLEPEARALLAQEGYSFEYGARNLGRVLRRRISEPLAQLALTPEWHGASVVRAFRRADAVALELLPHGRLQFEVAVHEEEAEGETGRKA
- a CDS encoding ATPase, T2SS/T4P/T4SS family, translating into MVDKVQFEAARRTPDVDAKQVRSAVEDKGVVQEVDNALAEAVGSGATDIHFEPQPEGLIVRVRVDGAMTTVKEVPDRMKGNVLNRIKVLSGMDITKSRIPQSGFFKMMAGERRIELYVYALPTLYGECITVKVQYKQSATLRLDQLGMSPAVLTSYRKALSRTAGLYLVTGPPGSGKRTTIYGSILEVLKPNMLAMGFDPVIKYELPGMIQGKPEDRSEFTFAEAILSLFQQEPDVAYIGDILNEQEARATISGAFARRRVFARMTANDTVNAIQNIVDMGVQPFLMAASTAAVLNQRLLQRLCPSCRESYDSDEAIQKEVGLKLPPNARFFKARGCDACKGTGYQGVVAIYELYLPSEELNKMLVGKASVGEVRQRAVREGLISLKVDGVLKALAGYCTLEEVLNAL